The genomic segment GTTGTTTCTCTTTGGTTAGTAATTCCTATGGCAGCTACTTCTTCTTGAGTTATATTAGTTTTTGCAATAACTTCTTGTAACACTCCATATTGGCTTGCCCATATTTCTAGAGGATTATGTTCAACCCATCCTTGGTTTGGATAAATTTGAGTAAATTCTTTTTGACTTACTCCTAATATATTTTGTTCTTTATCAAAGATTATCGCTCTTGAACTTGTAGTTCCTTGGTCTAATGCTATTATATATTTTTTCATACAAAACACCCTGCTTTCTAATATTTATATATTCTAATATTTACCTAGAAAAGGTTAAATTTATTATTTATATTTTAGGAAATGAATTTAACAAATAGTTGACCTAAAAAAATTGAGTTAGTGTTCTAGACGTAATTTTAGCGGCAATTAAAGCCACATAAAACATCCATTTATACAGAAGCAATAATATTTATTTTTACTGCCTCGTACAAATTTTAAATTTACTCAGTCCATTAAGTGTTTCCCAAGTAAATTCAGTTTTATGTGGCTTTATTCTCTAATTCTCTTCAGCCTACATATTCCAAATTTCTTTTTTAGTTGTAGATACGCATGTTGCTCCTGAATTTAATGCCTGCATTACCTCTTCCTTAGTTTCAATTAGCCCCCCAGCAACAACTGGTTTGCTAGAATACTTTGAAATGATTTCAATTACCTTTGGAATTATTCCTGGAAGTACCTCTATTGCATCGCATTCAGAAATCATATGGCTTTTTACATTGTTTAAAGAAAGTGTATCAAATATAAAAACCCTTTGAACTCCTAATAAATTATACTTTTTTGCTAGTTTTACAACTTGTGGCTTTGTACTTATTATTCCACTAAATTTAGTTTCTTCTTTAATATACTTTACAACAATTTCCTTATTCGTAAATCCTTCAACCAAATCTATATGGATTATTCCTATTTTATTTCTAGATGTTATAATTTCACTTATCTCTTTAATATTCATTACATCTCCAAATAAAACAAATATAACTTGAGCTTCTGAATCTAACGCCTGATTTAATTGTTCTTCATTTTTTACTGCTGCTATAATTGGATTTTCTTCTAATAACTCTTTTATATTCATTGGCCCTCCCATGTAATTGTTTTCTTTTTTATTCTTAGTATTACATAGTTGTTTGTCTCTGTCAATTCTAACTATTAATTAACTTTTATAATATTCCATGTAACATTACATAAAATAATGCAGCTAAAGTTCCTCCTACAATTGGGGCAACAACAGGAATCCATGCATATCCCCAATTAGAATCTCCCTTATCAGGTATAGGTAATACTGCATGTGCGATTCTTGGCATTAAATCTCTTGCTGGATTAATTGCATATCCTGTTGGGCCTCCTAAACTTACACCAATAGCCAAAATTAAAAATGCTACAAACAATGTTCCCATTCCATTTGATAGATTTTGATCTCCCATTCCTAAAATTGCATAAACTAGTACAAATGTTCCTACAAGCTCAGTTATAAAATTAATTGAAGTATTCTTTACTTGAGGGCCTGTACAAAATACACCAAGTTTGCTTCCTTTATCTTCAGTAGCTTTAAATTGATCATTATAAACAATAAATACCAAAACTGCTCCTAAAAATGCACCAATACATTGTCCAGCTAAATAAATCGGAACTTGAGCCCATGCTACTTTACCTATTACTGCTAACGCAATTGTTAATGCTGGATTAAAATGAGCCCCACTATAACTTCCAAAAATCAATGCTGGAATTCCTACCGCAAAAGCCCATCCTATTGCAATTACTATTAATCCTGCTCCTGATCCACCTGATTTTTTTAATACGACATTGGCTACAACACCATCACCTAATAGAATAAGTAATAAAGTACCTACTAATTCTGCGAAAAAAATTGTCATAACATTATCTCCCTTCTACTTCACAATACTTGTTTATTTTTTAACATTTTAGAACGGTTAATATTACCAGAAAACAACACATTACATAATATTCATAATTTATTTTAGTATGACTAATTTAATTTAAAAGTTTTAAATCAATGTACATCCAGTAATTTTGGCCATAAGTATAGCCACATAAAACTCCTTACATTTTAAACAATCATATATTTCTAACTGTTTAAAACATAAGTTTTAAATTTACTTGGTAATCATAAGATTTCTTAAGTAAACTTAGTTTTATGTGGCTTTATTCTCTATTTCTCTATAGCCTACATTTCTAAAATTTTTTCAGAACTGCAATGTAATTGTTTTCTTGTTAGATTTAGTATCACATATTTACTTTATAGTGTCAAGCTTAGTTAATAATATAACAATTAAAATCAATACATATTATTTGCTCATTCATTCTTAATTACTTGACTGCCAATGCATCTTATTTCATACCTAATTATTGTTTCTTATTTTCTTCTTTTAATCCTTATTTTTACAATCAAACATTGTTAATATTTTATCTATTATAAATTTATCTTAAGAACACAAGAACTATAGATAAATGTTCAAATTTATCTATAGTTCTATATAATAATATTAGTGAAATAACATACTTAATTTAATATTCATAAAAAGCTGATCCTCCGATAAATTCTCTTAACAGAGAATTCTTTGGCACTTCATCAACATTAATCTCTTTGAAAAAGTTCAAAAACGATTTTAATCTTATAGCTTCTGAATAAACTGAACTTTCTTCCGTTATTTCATCTAGCTCTTTTAATGCATATGGCTTTAAAACGCCGAGTTCATAAACCAATGTAGAATTAAATGCTACATCCGCACCTTCTTGATAAACAAATATATTATTTTTTTCTCCTTTCTTTATAGATTTCCACATTTTTAAAGTTTCTTCCGCCTTATATCCTCTTGATAATGAATCTCTAACTATTCTTCTCACCTTTCGTACATCTGTTGTAGAAATTCTATTATGATTATCTATATTTAGCTGTGTCAATGCTGATATATATATTTTAAATACATTCCTATTTAAATTGCTTGAAATTAAATTTGGATTTAAACCATGTATCCCCTCAAGTATCAAAACTCCATTTTTAGGTAATTTAACTTTATAGTCATTCCATTCTTTTTTCCCAGTTTTAAAATTATAAGTAGGAAGATCCACTTCCTCTCCACTCATTAACCTTTCCAAATTATCATTCAACAAACTCAAGTCCAATGCATCAATTGATTCATAGTTATAATCTCCATTCTCATCTTTCGGCGTTTCTTCTCTATTTACAAAATAGTTATCCAAAGACAATGGTATAGGTATTAATCCATTCACTCTCAATTGTATACTTAACCTATTCGCAAAAGTAGTTTTTCCTGAGGATGATGGGCCAGCGATAAGTATGATTTTTACATCTTTTCTATCTAAAACATCATCAGCTATATTAGCTATTTTCTTTTCATGAAGCCCCTCTGAAACCATAATTATATTTCTTAATTCATTGTTAAGCACTTTTTCATTTAGAGTCCCGACATCTTCGATTCCTAAAATGTTTAGCCATCTTTGAGTCTCTATGAAAATTTTTGTTAAGCTCTTCTCTTCTCTAAATTCAGCTAATTCACTTAGATTAGTCTCTTCTGGCCTCTGTAAAATGAATCCTGATTCATACTTAAATACATCAAATTTATTTATGATGCCTGTTGAATATCCCATAGGACCATAAAAATAATCGTACCTTCCTTCAAGCTCATAAAGATGAACATGCTTTATATCACAATACTTTAAAAGCTTAACTTTATCGTCCATCTTATATCCTTCAAAAATCTTAATAGCTTCTTCTTTTGACGTTCTCATACTCTTAATTGGTACATTTCTATCTATTATTTCTTGCATCTTAACCTTTATCTTATCAATTTCACCTTTACTTAATGGATTTTCCTTATGAACTTCTCCATATACTGCCTTACTTATAGCATGGTCTATTGTTATCTTTGATTCTGGAAATAAATCCAATGCTACCTTTATAAATATAAACTGTAAAGTTCTTGTGAATATTTTCATTCCAAGTTCTGTATCAAAGCCTATTAATTCTACTTCCCCATCATCCTCTATTACTTCAGTTAATTCACAATACCTTCCATTTAATTTGCATATAGCTATATCTTTAACCCTATCTTTGTAATTACCCATAATTAATTCATAAAAAGTCAGTCCTTTTTTAGCTTTAATTTTCTTATCTTTAAATTCAATCCCTCTACACTCCATACTATTCAAACCTTTCTTTCTATAATTTGATTATCCCTTTAGATTTTAATTCCACAATTTGAAAATTAAGCTTCCCGTCTCTGCAAAGTCTCTTATTCTAATTGTATTCAAATATTTGGGTACCATAATAATCATTTCAAATATATTATATACACTATTTCCAAAAAAGATAAACTTTTTTATTAAGTCTATAAAATAAAATAGACATTCCAAACTTACCATGAAATGTACTTATTTAACATAACTACTTTTTTATATGGTGAAATGATCTTAATTGCAGCATAGCTGCTTTTTTCTATGGTGAAATGATCTTAATTGCAGCATAGCTGCTTTTTTCTATGGTGTGTATATTAATTTTATTTTTGCAAATATTATTTTCGAGGTGATTTTTTAATGTTTGTAGTATCAATCAGAACTGCTATTTTATATTTGTTGGTTGTATTAACCATGAGGTTAATGGGAAAAAGGCAAATAGGAGAACTTCAGCCTTATGAATTTGTAATAACTATTATGATTTCAGACTTAGCATCATTGCCAATGCAAGACACAAGGCTGCCATTATTATTAGGTATTATACCAATTATAACATTGCTATTTTTAAAAACACTTTTAACACAAATAGGATTGAAATTTCAATATACCCGAAAGCTCGTAGATGGAGAGCCTTGCATATTAGTCCATAAAGGGAAAATTAATTACTCAACGCTAAAAAAGCAACAATTAAATATAGATGAGTTACTAGAAGAGTTACGACTTGCCAATTATTTTAATCTTGATGAAATTCAATATGCAATTTTAGAGAATGATGGTCAAATATCTATATTACCAACAGATTATAATTCTTCTAATGCATCAAATTCAGGAAATACTGCTCAAAACACTGAAGCAAAATTACCAAAAGTATTAATTTCTGATGGTGAAGTAAATAAAAACTCACTAACTTCCATGAATAAAGATGAAGAATGGATATCTAATCTACTTAAAAAGCACAATATTAAATCAATAAAGCATGTTCTTATTGCTTTATATGATACAGAAGGTAAATTTAAATATCAACTTTTTGATAAATACGAAAAGGAGGATACGAAATGAGAAATGCTATAATATCAATACTTTTGTTTCTCCTAACTATGTCCTGCGTATATTTTTTAAATAAGTCTGTCATTAGCTTATGCGATAAAATTGAAATGCAAACTGAAGATATCGAACTTAATATTGCGAGTGACAAAATGGAGGATGCCTATTATCAATCTCTTGAATTATTAAATACTATTCAAGATAATAATGTTTTAACATCTCTTTATCTTAGTCATCAAGAATTTGATAATTTGCTAAATGAGGCTTTAAAGTTATCTACATATCTTGTTCATAAAGATTCAACTGAAGCGCATACATCCCTGCATTTAGTAAAGCATAATACTGATCATCTAAAGAAGTTACAAGCTCCAAGTTTCGAGAATATTTTCTAATAGAACTTTGACATGCGAACTTTTATTGTATCATACATAAATTCCGCATATATAAGCATTCATTTTATTTGCAGAATTATGCACCACAATAATTTATGCATAAAACCTAGTGTTATTTGCATAAATTATTGTTTTTCTGCATAAACTTTATTTTTTAATGCATATTTTTAATATTTTTATGAATATTTTTTCATTTTACACTTGATTATTCTTTTATAAAACTGTATAATTATAAACATCAGTTAGGCATTATAAATTAGATTAATTTATTGATTATATTCGAGAAAATAGCATTGCATGTATGTTTATGCATTTTATATGATTATTTAGGAGGGCTTTTAAAATGATAAAATATAACAAAGTAGTTTTAGCTTATTCAGGAGGACTAGATACATCAATTATTATCCCATGGCTTAAAGAAAATTACGGGTGCGAAGTAATTGCTGTATGCGGAAATGTAGGGCAAAAGGACGAGCTTGATGGATTAGAAGAAAAAGCAATAAAAACAGGAGCATCAAAATTATATATTGAAGATTTAACTCAAGAGTTCGTTGATGATTATATCTTCCCTACTATTCAAGCTGGTGCTATATATGAAGGTAAATATCTTCTTGGAACCTCATTTGCTAGACCAATAATCGGAAAAAGGTTAGTTGAAATTGCTAAAGCAGAAGGAGCAGATGCAATTTGTCACGGATGCACAGGTAAAGGAAATGACCAAGTAAGATTTGAAATGGCAGTTAAAGCATTTGCTCCAGAAATGCCAATAATTGCTCCATGGAGAATTTGGGATATTAAATCAAGAGAAGATGAAATAGATTATGCAGAGGCTAAAAATGTTCCATTAAAAATCAACCGTGAAACAAATTACAGCAAAGATAAAAACATTTGGCATTTAAGCCATGAAGGTTTAGATTTAGAATTTCCTGAAAATGAACCACAATATGATAAAATTTTAGAACTTTGCAAAACTTTAGAGGCAGCTCCAAATGAGGCAACTTATATAACATTATCGTTTAAAAACGGAATTGCCGTTGCTTTAAATGGTAAAAAAATGAACAGCGTTGAATTACTAGATGAATTAAACAAAATTGGTGGAGAAAATGCTATTGGTATAACTGACATGGTAGAAAACAGACTTGTTGGTATGAAATCAAGAGGTGTTTATGAAACTCCAGGTGGAACTATTCTTTATAAAGCACATAAAGATCTAGAAGAACTTTGCTTAGACAAGGAAACAGCTCACTATAAAGAGCAAATTGCTTTAAAGTTTGCTGATTTAGTATATAACGGTCAATGGTTTACTCCTCTTAGAGAAGCATTAACTGAATTTATTAATAAAACTCAAGAAACAGTTACAGGAGAAATAAAATTAAAATTATACAAAGGAAATATTGTCAATGCCGGCATGACTAGCCCATACTCACTATATAGTGAAGAATATGCAACTTTCGGAGAAGATGGAGTATACGATCAAAAGGACTCTGCTGGATTCATTAATCTATACGGTCTTCCAACAGTTGTAAAAGCTAAAATGCAAGAAAAAATTAAGAAAGAGGAAATGTAATGAAGCTTTGGGGCGGACGATTCAAAAAAGGCACTGACAAATTAGTTAATGATTTTAATTCTTCTATAAATGTTGATAGCAGAATGTATAGAGAAGATATTGAAGGCAGTCTAGCTCATGCTTCCATGCTTGGAAATCAAAATATAATTTCTAAGGAAGCTAGTGATAGGATTACTTCTGGTCTTCTAGAAATATTAAAAAGAATGGATAATGGAGTTATAGAAATTGATGAAACTTCTGAAGACATTCATAGTTTTGTTGAAGGTACTTTGACATATTACATTGGTGAATATGGAAAAATGCTTCATACTGGAAGAAGCAGAAATGACCAAGTAACTTTAGATTTAAGATTATATTTAAAGAAAGCTATAAAGTCATTACAACAAGATATCATAGCTTTAGAAGAAGTTCTTTTGGAAAAAGCTAATGAAAACATAGGTACAATAATGCCTGGGTATACTCATATGCAAAAGGCTCAGCCGATTACATTCGCTCATCACCTTTTAGCTTATGCTGAAATGTTTAAAAGAGATCTAGGAAGACTTTCTGATTGCTATAAACGTGTTGATGAGATGCCACTTGGATCTGGAGCACTAGCAACATCCACATACCCTATTGATAGAGAATCTGTTGCTCGCGATCTTGGTTTTTCAAAGGTTACACTAAATAGTTTAGATTCTGTTTCTGATAGAGATTATGCTATTGAAACACTTTCTTGTCTTTCAATGATAATGATGCATTTATCAAGATTTTCAGAGGAAATAATTCTTTGGTGTACTAATGAATTTAGCTTTATCGAACTTGATGATGGTTATAGCACTGGAAGCAGTATTATGCCTCAAAAGAAGAATCCTGATGTTGCAGAACTAGTTAGAGGTAAGACTGGTAGAGTTTATGGAGACCTTATGACTTTACTTACTGTTATGAAAGGAATTCCTCTCGCTTATAATAAAGATATGCAGGAAGATAAAGAAGCTCTATTTGATGGATTAGATACAGTTGTTCTTTCACTTAAAACTTTCTGTGGAATGATTAAAACAATGAAAGTTAAGAAAGAAAATATGAGAAAAGGTGCTGGTCTTGGATTTACTAACGCTACTGATGTAGCTGACTACTTAGTAAAAAAAGGTATGCCATTTAGAAATGCTCATGAAGTAGTCGGAGAAATAGTCCTTCAATGTATTAAAGATAACAAGATGATTGAAGAATTAACTATGGAAGAATTTAAGAACTTCTCTCCTACATTTGAGGAAGATATTTACCACGCTATAGATTTACTTACTTGCGTAGAAGAGCGTAAAGTTATAGGCGGTCCTTCTACAGAATCAGTGAAAATTCAAATTGAAGCATTAAAAAATTTTATAGCAGAAAATAAAGAAGTTTAATAAGACTAGTAATTATAAAGAAAAAATTTAATATTTTTTTCCTTGTAATAATAGCAGCCGTAACATTCTCAGATAACGGCTGCTAAGTCTTAGACTAAATACTCCTTAAGTGTATATTAATATCCCTTGAGGTATAGGTTTAACTAAGATTCAGATGGAAATCCCCATCTGAATCAAGTTCTACTTCATAAAAACTTTCAATTGTCTATGAAATTTCTAACACGAAATTTTATAGACAATTGAAATACTATAGTTAAGAATTAACATACAAAAATCAATAATATTATTTTGCAATAATCAAATAAACAAGGGGGCTATTTAAAATTGGTTAAAATCGGAATAATTGGTGCCACAGGATATGTAGGCGCTGAACTTTTAAGATTATTATTATCTCACCCAAAGGTTGAAGTTGCAGCTTTAAGTTCAGTTTCTTTTGAGGGGCAAGAGATTAGCAATATATATAAAAATTTTTTAAGCAAAACAAATCTAATTTGTGAGTCTGCACATGATGTTGTTGAAAAGTGTGATGTAATCTTCACCGCCCTACCTCATGGATTAAGTGAAGATATTGCTAAAAAAGCTCTAGACAACAAGAAGATCTGCATTGATATGGGTGCTGATTTTAGATTATCTAGCGAAGAAGAATATGAAAAGTGGTACGGAAAAAAATTCACACAACCTGAAATACATACAGATAGTGTTTATGGACTTCCAGAATTAAATAGAGATAAGATCAAAGAATGTTCTTTAGTTGCTAACCCTGGTTGTTATCCAACAACTATAGAATTAGGGCTAATGCCGTTACTTAAAAATTCATTAATAAAATTAGATAATATTATTTGTGATTCTAAATCTGGAACTACAGGCGCTGGAAGAGGATTAACTTTAAATACTCACTTTCCAGAAGAAAATGAAACTTTTGCTCCATATAAAGTAGGTGCTCATAGACATACACCTGAAATCGAGGAAACATTATCTGCTATGGCAGAAGATAAAGTAAATGTAACATTCACTCCTCACCTACTTCCAATTAATAGAGGAATAGTTTCAACAATTTACTGTATCCCAAGAGATAAAGTAAATCTTGAAGAAATTCATAAACTATATACAGAATTTTATAAAGATGAACCTTTCGTAAATGTACTTCCGCTTGGTGATACAGCTTCAATAAAAAACGTACGATTAACAAACGATTGTCATATATCTTTACACTTAAATCATAGAGAAGATCAAATTATTATTGTTAGTACTATAGATAACATGATTAAAGGTGCTGCCGGACAAGCAATTCAAAACATGAATATAATTTTAGGTTTTGATGAATCGGAAGGTTTAAATCTAATTGCACCAGCTTTTTAATTCATATCATTTTTAAGTAATAAAAACTTTAACTGATTTCATTATTAATTATGCATTGTGCATCGAGCACTGTGCATTGACTAAGGGGGTTATAAATTTGGATATAAAATATATAGATGGCGGAGTTACAGCTCCTAATGGTTTCTTAGCTTCTGGGGTACACTGTGGATTAAAGCCAGGAAGCTTAAAAAAGGATTTAGCTTTGATTTATTCGGAAGTTCCTGCTGCCGCTGCAGGAATGTATACTAAAAATAAAGTTAAAGGTGCTCCTATTTATGTTACAAAAGAGCATTTATCAAACAAGAAAGCACAAGCAATAATAATAAATAGCGGTAATGCAAATACTTGTAATGGTGATGATGGTTTAATTAAGGCAAAGAAAATGACTTCATTGCAAGCTAGTAAACTAAACTTAAAAACAGAAGATGTTTTAGTTGCATCTACAGGAGTAATTGGGGTTCCTTTAAATATAGATGCTATTAAAGACGGTATTCCAATGCTTACTGAAAAGTTATCAAAGGAAGGTGCTAATGATGCATCTTTAGCTATAATGACAACAGATACTTTTCAAAAGCAACTAGCTGTAGAATTTTATATAGGTGATAAGAAAATTACTATGGGGTCGATGGCAAAAGGTTCAGGTATGATTGAACCAAACATGGGAACAATGCTTTCCTTCATTACAACTGATCTTTCTATTGCTCCAGAATTACTACATGAAGCTCTACAATCGAGTGTTGGAGTAACTTATAACAGAGTCAGCGTTGATGGAGATACAAGTACTAATGATATGATATTAATTTTAGCTAATGGCTTAGCTGAAAATCCTACTATAACTGAAAAAGATGAAAGTTACAATACTTTCTTAAATGCCCTTACTGAGTTAAATACAATTATGGCTAAAAATATAGCTAAAGACGGTGAAGGTGCTACAAAGTTATTAGAATGTCAAATAATAGGTGCAAAGAATGAAAAAGATGCAGTTGTTTTAGGCAAGAGTGTAATAAACTCTAGTTTAGTAAAGACTGCAATGTTTGGTAGCGATGCGAACTGGGGAAGAATTCTTTGTGCACTTGGATATGCAAATATTGATTTCGATCCCGAAAAAGTTGATGTTGCCTTTGAAAGTAAGGCTGGCTCAATAAAAGTTTGTGAATCTGGCAGTTCTTTACCCTTCGATGAAGATATTGCAAAAAAGGTTCTTAGCGAAAATGAAATAGTTATTAAAGTTAACTTATCCTTAGGTAATTATAGTGCTTATGTTTGGGGCTGTGACCTAAGTTACGAATATGTAAAGATAAATGGTGATTACAGAAGTTAATCTTAAATTATAAATAAATATACTTTAAACTTATTCCGATGTACAGTTCTTAATATGTTAATTATGAACTGTACATTCTAAATTGACTGGGGGTATTAACTTGTTGAATCATACTGAAAGAGCAGAAGTCTTAGTTCATGCACTACCTTATATACAGCGTTACCGTGGAAAAATAATAGTGGTAAAATACGGTGGAAATGCAATGATAAGTGATGAACTT from the Clostridium beijerinckii genome contains:
- a CDS encoding glycerol-3-phosphate responsive antiterminator, whose protein sequence is MNIKELLEENPIIAAVKNEEQLNQALDSEAQVIFVLFGDVMNIKEISEIITSRNKIGIIHIDLVEGFTNKEIVVKYIKEETKFSGIISTKPQVVKLAKKYNLLGVQRVFIFDTLSLNNVKSHMISECDAIEVLPGIIPKVIEIISKYSSKPVVAGGLIETKEEVMQALNSGATCVSTTKKEIWNM
- a CDS encoding MIP/aquaporin family protein → MTIFFAELVGTLLLILLGDGVVANVVLKKSGGSGAGLIVIAIGWAFAVGIPALIFGSYSGAHFNPALTIALAVIGKVAWAQVPIYLAGQCIGAFLGAVLVFIVYNDQFKATEDKGSKLGVFCTGPQVKNTSINFITELVGTFVLVYAILGMGDQNLSNGMGTLFVAFLILAIGVSLGGPTGYAINPARDLMPRIAHAVLPIPDKGDSNWGYAWIPVVAPIVGGTLAALFYVMLHGIL
- a CDS encoding nucleoside kinase, translating into MECRGIEFKDKKIKAKKGLTFYELIMGNYKDRVKDIAICKLNGRYCELTEVIEDDGEVELIGFDTELGMKIFTRTLQFIFIKVALDLFPESKITIDHAISKAVYGEVHKENPLSKGEIDKIKVKMQEIIDRNVPIKSMRTSKEEAIKIFEGYKMDDKVKLLKYCDIKHVHLYELEGRYDYFYGPMGYSTGIINKFDVFKYESGFILQRPEETNLSELAEFREEKSLTKIFIETQRWLNILGIEDVGTLNEKVLNNELRNIIMVSEGLHEKKIANIADDVLDRKDVKIILIAGPSSSGKTTFANRLSIQLRVNGLIPIPLSLDNYFVNREETPKDENGDYNYESIDALDLSLLNDNLERLMSGEEVDLPTYNFKTGKKEWNDYKVKLPKNGVLILEGIHGLNPNLISSNLNRNVFKIYISALTQLNIDNHNRISTTDVRKVRRIVRDSLSRGYKAEETLKMWKSIKKGEKNNIFVYQEGADVAFNSTLVYELGVLKPYALKELDEITEESSVYSEAIRLKSFLNFFKEINVDEVPKNSLLREFIGGSAFYEY
- a CDS encoding DUF421 domain-containing protein, with protein sequence MFVVSIRTAILYLLVVLTMRLMGKRQIGELQPYEFVITIMISDLASLPMQDTRLPLLLGIIPIITLLFLKTLLTQIGLKFQYTRKLVDGEPCILVHKGKINYSTLKKQQLNIDELLEELRLANYFNLDEIQYAILENDGQISILPTDYNSSNASNSGNTAQNTEAKLPKVLISDGEVNKNSLTSMNKDEEWISNLLKKHNIKSIKHVLIALYDTEGKFKYQLFDKYEKEDTK
- a CDS encoding DUF4363 family protein, whose product is MRNAIISILLFLLTMSCVYFLNKSVISLCDKIEMQTEDIELNIASDKMEDAYYQSLELLNTIQDNNVLTSLYLSHQEFDNLLNEALKLSTYLVHKDSTEAHTSLHLVKHNTDHLKKLQAPSFENIF
- a CDS encoding argininosuccinate synthase → MIKYNKVVLAYSGGLDTSIIIPWLKENYGCEVIAVCGNVGQKDELDGLEEKAIKTGASKLYIEDLTQEFVDDYIFPTIQAGAIYEGKYLLGTSFARPIIGKRLVEIAKAEGADAICHGCTGKGNDQVRFEMAVKAFAPEMPIIAPWRIWDIKSREDEIDYAEAKNVPLKINRETNYSKDKNIWHLSHEGLDLEFPENEPQYDKILELCKTLEAAPNEATYITLSFKNGIAVALNGKKMNSVELLDELNKIGGENAIGITDMVENRLVGMKSRGVYETPGGTILYKAHKDLEELCLDKETAHYKEQIALKFADLVYNGQWFTPLREALTEFINKTQETVTGEIKLKLYKGNIVNAGMTSPYSLYSEEYATFGEDGVYDQKDSAGFINLYGLPTVVKAKMQEKIKKEEM
- the argH gene encoding argininosuccinate lyase, whose protein sequence is MKLWGGRFKKGTDKLVNDFNSSINVDSRMYREDIEGSLAHASMLGNQNIISKEASDRITSGLLEILKRMDNGVIEIDETSEDIHSFVEGTLTYYIGEYGKMLHTGRSRNDQVTLDLRLYLKKAIKSLQQDIIALEEVLLEKANENIGTIMPGYTHMQKAQPITFAHHLLAYAEMFKRDLGRLSDCYKRVDEMPLGSGALATSTYPIDRESVARDLGFSKVTLNSLDSVSDRDYAIETLSCLSMIMMHLSRFSEEIILWCTNEFSFIELDDGYSTGSSIMPQKKNPDVAELVRGKTGRVYGDLMTLLTVMKGIPLAYNKDMQEDKEALFDGLDTVVLSLKTFCGMIKTMKVKKENMRKGAGLGFTNATDVADYLVKKGMPFRNAHEVVGEIVLQCIKDNKMIEELTMEEFKNFSPTFEEDIYHAIDLLTCVEERKVIGGPSTESVKIQIEALKNFIAENKEV
- the argC gene encoding N-acetyl-gamma-glutamyl-phosphate reductase, yielding MVKIGIIGATGYVGAELLRLLLSHPKVEVAALSSVSFEGQEISNIYKNFLSKTNLICESAHDVVEKCDVIFTALPHGLSEDIAKKALDNKKICIDMGADFRLSSEEEYEKWYGKKFTQPEIHTDSVYGLPELNRDKIKECSLVANPGCYPTTIELGLMPLLKNSLIKLDNIICDSKSGTTGAGRGLTLNTHFPEENETFAPYKVGAHRHTPEIEETLSAMAEDKVNVTFTPHLLPINRGIVSTIYCIPRDKVNLEEIHKLYTEFYKDEPFVNVLPLGDTASIKNVRLTNDCHISLHLNHREDQIIIVSTIDNMIKGAAGQAIQNMNIILGFDESEGLNLIAPAF
- the argJ gene encoding bifunctional ornithine acetyltransferase/N-acetylglutamate synthase, whose protein sequence is MDIKYIDGGVTAPNGFLASGVHCGLKPGSLKKDLALIYSEVPAAAAGMYTKNKVKGAPIYVTKEHLSNKKAQAIIINSGNANTCNGDDGLIKAKKMTSLQASKLNLKTEDVLVASTGVIGVPLNIDAIKDGIPMLTEKLSKEGANDASLAIMTTDTFQKQLAVEFYIGDKKITMGSMAKGSGMIEPNMGTMLSFITTDLSIAPELLHEALQSSVGVTYNRVSVDGDTSTNDMILILANGLAENPTITEKDESYNTFLNALTELNTIMAKNIAKDGEGATKLLECQIIGAKNEKDAVVLGKSVINSSLVKTAMFGSDANWGRILCALGYANIDFDPEKVDVAFESKAGSIKVCESGSSLPFDEDIAKKVLSENEIVIKVNLSLGNYSAYVWGCDLSYEYVKINGDYRS